One Elusimicrobiota bacterium DNA window includes the following coding sequences:
- a CDS encoding NmrA/HSCARG family protein, which produces MALSKNILVTGATGKQGSAVAQALLRRGQKVRALTRKPETACALAKAGAAVVRGDFDDRSSIESALRGCDGIFAMSTPFEAGMESEVRQGMLLADAAKAAGIGHFVYSSVVGADRGTGIPHFETKYRVEQHIKGLVLPYTILRPVWFMENFGTWLLPGIQKGTLTAPLWPQTRLHMISLRDIGEFAAAAFLHPERYLGREITLAGDALSFPEVAEMLAKALGHRVVFKSIPDAQAEKAVGPDMAKMFRWFNQEGCDVDIHALEQTYGIRLTKFAEVLANEAWAKPPLVGGRNP; this is translated from the coding sequence ATGGCTCTCTCAAAGAACATACTGGTGACCGGAGCGACCGGCAAGCAGGGCTCGGCCGTGGCCCAGGCGCTCCTCAGGCGGGGGCAGAAGGTCCGCGCTTTGACGCGCAAGCCCGAGACGGCATGCGCGCTGGCCAAGGCCGGGGCAGCGGTCGTGCGCGGAGACTTCGACGACCGCTCCAGCATCGAGTCCGCCCTGCGCGGCTGCGACGGCATCTTCGCCATGTCCACCCCGTTCGAGGCCGGCATGGAGTCCGAGGTGCGGCAGGGGATGCTGTTGGCGGACGCCGCCAAAGCCGCGGGCATCGGGCACTTCGTCTACTCCTCGGTGGTCGGCGCCGACCGCGGCACGGGCATCCCGCACTTCGAGACCAAATACCGCGTCGAGCAGCACATCAAAGGTCTGGTCCTGCCCTACACCATCCTGCGGCCGGTCTGGTTCATGGAGAACTTCGGGACCTGGCTGCTGCCCGGGATACAGAAAGGCACTCTAACGGCGCCGCTCTGGCCGCAGACCCGGCTGCACATGATCTCGCTGCGCGACATCGGCGAGTTCGCGGCCGCGGCCTTCCTGCACCCGGAGCGCTACCTCGGCCGCGAGATCACGCTGGCCGGCGACGCGCTGAGCTTCCCGGAGGTGGCCGAGATGCTCGCCAAGGCCCTGGGGCACAGGGTCGTCTTCAAGAGCATCCCCGATGCCCAAGCCGAGAAGGCGGTGGGCCCGGACATGGCCAAGATGTTCCGCTGGTTCAACCAGGAGGGTTGCGATGTGGACATCCACGCCCTGGAGCAGACTTACGGCATCCGCCTGACCAAGTTCGCCGAGGTCCTGGCCAACGAGGCGTGGGCCAAGCCGCCGCTGGTGGGCGGCCGCAACCCGTAG